The Algiphilus sp. genomic interval GGTCAGTTTTGCATCGGCGCTAACATCTACGAAGCGGAAGCCGTCTTCGACGAGATGTCGCGCACCGAGTGGAACGCGGTCCGCGAGGAGACGCTCGCCTATGTCGACGAACTGCGCGAAGCGGGAGTGCTGCTGGATGCGCAGCCACTGCGCAGCGCCACCAGTGCCACCACGCTGAAGGTGCGCGACGGACGACTGTCGTTTACCGATGGTCCCTTCACGGAAAGCAAGGAGCAGCTCGGCGGCTACTTCCTGATCGACGTGCCGGACCTCGATGCGGCCATCCGCATCGCCGCGAAATGGCCCGGTGCCCGCTTTGGCGAGATCGAGCTCCGGCCCGTGGAGGAAACGCTGCGCCCGGAAGGGCGCTACCGCTGAAGCGATCGCGACCGGGGCCCGGCAGGCGGGCCCCGGAACCGGCCTCTAGGCGTGGTCGGCCGAGGCGGAATCGGGGTCCGCCGCGTACGGCGACTCGCCCTCGCCGCGCGCGATGATCACGGCGCCGCAGGTGTCGCCGTAGACATTGACGGCAGTGCGCATCATATCGAGGATGCGGTCCACGGCGAGGATCAGGCCCACGCCTTCCAGCGGCAGGCCGATGGCCCCGAGGATGACGGCGATGGCCACCAGGCTCGCAGACGGCACGCCCGCCACGCCGACCGAGGTAAGGAGCGCCAGCATCACCACAAGAAACTGGGACGCCAGGCTGAGATCGAGCCCGTAGGCTTGGGCGATGAAGAGCGCCGCGGCGCACTCGTAGAGCGCAGTGCCGTTCATGTTGACGGTGGCGCCCAGCGGCAGCACGAACCCGGAGGTCGAAGGCGACACACCGGCGCGCCGCTGCACGCAGTCGAGCGAGACGGGCAGCGTCGCGGCCGAGGAGCTGGTCGAGAATGCCGTGAGCAGCGCCGGCATCATCGCCTGCAGGTGCCGGAAGCCGGAGACGCCACCGAGCACGCGTACCAGCGCCGGCAGCACCACCAGCAGATGCAGGAGCAGCGCGCCGGCGACACAGCCGAAGAAGACCAGCAGCGGGCCGAAGGCCTCCCAGCCCGTCTTCGCCACGGTGGCCCCGACCAGCGCGAACACGCCGATGGGCGCGAACCGCATGACCAGGGCGGTGATCTGCAGCATGATCTCGTACACGCCCTGCCAGAAGCGGTGCTGCTGGTCGCGCAGCTCCCCGCGCAGCCGGGAGGCGAAGAAGCCGAACAGCAGGCTGAACACGATCAGCCCGAGCATCTGGGTCTCCACCGCTGCGCCCACGATGTTGGGCGGCAGCATGCGGAGGAAGATGTCGGCGATATCGCTGGTCGCCGCCCCCTCGACGCGCTCGGTCACCTGCGCGGTGCTCGCGTCCAGCCCCAGCGTCTCGCCTGCGGGCTGGCCATCGATCACGCCCGGCTGGAAGGTATTGATCATCAGCATGCCGACGATCACGGCGAGCAGTGTGGACAGCCCGATCCAGCCGAGCAGCCGCGCGCCGAGCCGCCCCACCGCGCTGGCCGCCGGCAGGTTCAGCATCGCCTGCATCATCGACGACACGATGAGCGGCACGATCAGCATGCGCAGCGCGTTGAGGAACAACTCGCCGAGGAAGTCGGCGACCGCCAGGAAGGTGGCACTGTCGTCCAGCAGGAAGCCGGCGGCGATCGCCAGGACCAGCGCGATCGCGATCTGCCAGTGCAGCGCAGGCAGCCGGCTGAGCATCGGTCAGCCGCCCGGGCGCCGCCAGTGCCGCCGCCTGGACACTAGGGCTGCTGCCCCTGTGTCTCGGCGTCGCTCACCGAGCGGTGCCGCTCGACGTCGATGGCCTCGGTGATGTGCTGTTCGTAGCCCGCGTACTCGGCGCCGGCCAGGCGCCCGCTGATGCGCTGCCGCAGCGTGTCGACGTCGTCATCGGCTGCCTCGGGCACCGTGACCGACTGCAGCGCGATCACCCCGAAGCCCTCGGAGCCGAACCCGACCAGCTCCGCGACCACGTTCGACCCGGCCTGATCCGGGCGCGGCAGCGAGAAGGCCACGTCGAGCACGCGCCGGTCCCAGCTGCTGCTGTCGCGTGCCACCGATTCGGCGATCTCCAGCTCGAGCTCGCGCGACTCCGCGAGGCTGGCGAGCTCGGTACCTTCGCGCAGGCTCTGCAGCATGTTCTCCGCGACCTCGCGAGCACGCGCGCCGGCACGCTCGCGACGCAGCCGGGAGGCCACCGCCTCGCGCACTTCCTCCAGCGGCTGGACGCGGGATTCCTCGTGCTCGCGCTGGCGCACGACCAGCACCCGGCCGGGTGCGATCTCCAGCGGGCGGGAATTCTCGCCAGCCGCCAGCGAATCGCCGAACGCGACCTCCGCGACCTCGGGATTGGACAGGAGGCCGGCGTTGCTGCCACGGGCCAGCCAGTCGCTGACCTGGACCTCGAGACCGGCGGCCTCCGCCGCGGGTTCCAGCGATGCCGGCTGCTCGAAGGACACGCGCTCGACGGTTTCGAGCGCCTCGCGGAAGATGACGTCGGCCTCGCGCTCGCGGTACATGCGCTCGAGCTGCTGCTGCACGGATTCGTCCTCGAACGGCAGCGTCTGCGGCTCGTCGATCCGCTCGACCCGGATCACGTGCCAGCCGAACTCGCTCTCGACCGGATCGCTGAGCTCACCGACCGGCAGTGCGAAGGCCGCTTCCTCGAAGGCCGGCACCATCTCGCCGCGCTCGATCCAGCCGAGCGAACCGCCGTCCTCGGCACTGCCCGAATCGTCCGAGACCTCGCTCGCCACGGCGGCGAAATCCTCGCCGGAAGCGATCCGCTGTGCGGCCTCGCGAATGCGGGCCTCGGCGTCCTCGCCCTCGGTCAGGATATGCCGGACCTCCCGTCGCTCCGGCTCGGAGAAGCGCGATGCCGCCTCGGCTTCATAGATGCGGCGCAGCACGCCCTCTTCCGGAGCCGGCTGAGCTTCGGCGAGTGCATCGCGGTCGATCTCGAGATAGGCGAGCCTGACGCGCTCGGGCACCCGATACTCTTCCTTGGATGTCTCGTATGCTTCCGCAACGGCGTCGTCCGCGGGCTCGCTCTCGCTCAGAAAGCGCGAGGCGGGCACCCGCACCATCTCGAAGGTGCGCTGCTGCGCGCGTACCGCGCGGGCACGCTCCAGCTCCGGCGCGACGGTGAAGGCCGAGCTCACCACCGCGGTGCGCAACTGCTCCGAGCGCAGGCCGTCGCGGAGCTGGCTCTCGTAGCGCTCGGGCTCGATGCCCTGCCGCGCAAGCCGGTCACGATAGGTCTGCGGCGAGAATGTGCCCTCCTGCTGGAAGGCGGGCACCGTGCGCAGGAAGGCCATCAGCTCCTGGTCGCTGACCCGCCAGCCCTCTTCGGAGGCGTACTGCAGCTGCGCCTCCTGACGGATCATGTCCTCCAGGACACCGGACCGGAAAGCGGCCTGATCGAGCGTGGAGGCATCGAAGTTCTCGCCCAGCATCTGCACCAGTCGCTGGTAGCGCTGGTTGTAGGCATTGCGGAACTCGCTCTGGGTGATGTCCTTGTCGCCGACGGTGGCGATCTTCGGGTCCGCGGTACCGGTCGCGAACTGCTCAATGCCGAAGAAGGCGAAGGGAATGATCAGTAGACCGACGATGAACCAGGCGACGACGCCGGACGTGCGATCACGCAGGGACTGCAGCATCTTGAGATCTCGTGGCGGGCGCAGGGCTCTTGCCGCGGCGCCGATTCTTGGGAAACAGGGCCCAAAACAACAAAGGCGCCGGTAACAGGCGCCTTTCTACAAGGTGGCGGAGCGGACGGGACTCGAACCCGCGACCTCCGGCGTGACAGGCCGGCATTCTAACCGACTGAACTACCGCTCCGCGTGATGCCTTTAACCGAGAGGCTGGTGGGTGCTGACGGGTTCGAACCGCCGACATTCGCCTTGTAAGGGCGACGCTCTACCAACTGAGCTAAGCACCCTGTACAAGCACCTCCGGAAAGACGATCAGTTTACCGCGTCCTTGAGCGCTTTGCCAGCCTTGAACGCAGGAGTTTTGCTCGCCTTGATCTTGAGCGTGGCACCGGTCTTCGGGTTGCGGCCGGTGCGCGCGGCACGCTCACGGACTTCAAAGGTACCGAAGCCGACCAGCGACACCTTGTCGCCCTTCTTGAGTGCCTTGGTCAAGGACTCGATCGTCGCGTCGATCGCACGGCCTGCATCCGCCTTGGAAAGATCCGCGCTGGCTGCGACCGCGTCAATCAGTTCCGACTTGTTCATCGTGTGAAATCCCCTCGATACTCGTGGTGGTTCTTGAAAAAACACCCCCCGTGAGCCCCGGCATGCCGGTACACGAGTAGTGCATAGCGCATGGCATCGTTATCGCATGGGCGCCGTTGCGGCGTCAACGCCATGAAGGGCGATCATGCCAAAAATTCGCGCACCGCGTGCCCGGGCATCAGTGCGCACGCGCGGGCTCCCCGCCGATGCTCGCCTCGCCCGCCGGTGCCGGTTCGCTCAACGGCTCCGGCACGCGTTCGAGCGCGACGGCGATGACGTCATCGATCCAGCGCACCGGGCGAATGTCGAGTGATCCCTTGATGTTCTCCGGTATCTCCGCGAGATCCTTGCGATTCTCCTCGGGGATCAGGACGGTCTGGATGCCGCCGCGGTGGGCGGCCAGCAGCTTCTCCTTGAGCCCGCCGATGGGCAGAACCTCGCCGCGCAGGGTGATCTCGCCGGTCATGGCGACATCGGCGCGCACCGGGATGCGCGTCAGCGCCGAGATCAGCGCCGTGCACATGCCGACACCCGCGCTCGGGCCATCCTTGGGCGTGGCACCCTCGGGGACGTGCACATGCACGTCGTTGCTGGTGTAGAAGTCCGGCGGAATGCCGAGTGCCGCGGCGCGCCCGCGCACCACGGTGAGCGCGGCCTGCACCGACTCCTGCATGACGTTGCCCAGGCTGCCGGTCTGCGTGAGCTTGCCGCGACCGGGTGACAAGGCCGCCTCGATGGTCAACAGCTCGCCACCGACCTCGGTCCATGCCAGACCGGTGACCTGCCCGATGGCGTTGGTCTCCTCGGCCCGACCGTAGCGGTACTGACGGACGCCCAGGTACTTGTCGATGTTCTTGGCGGTGACGCGGACCTTCTTCTTCTTGCCCTCCGACGAGAGGATCTCCTTGACGACCTTGCGCGCAATCTTGCTGATCTCGCGTTCCAGATTGCGCACGCCGGACTCGCGCGTGTAGTGGCGGACGATCGCGCGCAGTGCATCGTCGGTGAGCGCGAGCTCGCCCTCGCGCACGCCGTTGCGCTCGATCTGCTTGGGAAGCAGGTACTTCTTCGCGATGTTGACCTTCTCGTCCTCGGTATAGCCGGGGATGCGGATGACCTCCATGCGATCGAGCAGCGGCGCCGGAATGTTCAGCGTATTCGCCGTGCAGATGAACATGACATCGGAGAGGTCGATGTCCACTTCGAGATAGTGGTCGTTGAAGTCGGTGTTCTGCTCGGGATCGAGCACCTCCAGCAGCGCCGAGCTCGGATCGCCGCGGAAGTCCATCGCCATCTTATCGACCTCGTCGAGCAGGAACAGCGGATTCTTGGTGCCGGCCTTGGAGAGGTTCTGCACGATCTTGCCGGGCAGCGACCCGATGTAGGTGCGGCGATGACCGCGGATCTCGGCCTCGTCGCGCACGCCGCCGAGGCTCATGCGCGTGAACTTGCGGTTGACGGCCTCGGCCACCGAGCGACCGAGCGAGGTCTTGCCGACACCGGGCGGTCCCACGAGGCAAAGGATGGGGCCCTTCAGCTTCTTGACGCGGCTCTGCACGGCCAGGTACTCGACGATGCGCTCCTTGACCTTCTCGAGCCCGTAGTGATCGCGGTCGAGGATCTCCTGGGCGAGGTCGAGATCGATGCGCGAGCGGCTGCGCTTCTTCCACGGCACCTGCGTCAGCCAGTCGAGATAGTTGCGCACCACCGTCGCCTCGGCCGACATCGGCGACATCATCTTGAGCTTGTTGTACTCGGCGAGCGCCTTCGACTTGACGGCCTTGGGCATGCCCGCCTTCTCGATCTTGTTGCCCAGTTCCTCGAGCTCGTTGGAGCCGTCCTCGCCTTCGCCGAGCTCCTTCTGAATGGCCTTCATCTGCTCATTCAGGTAGTACTCGCGCTGCGACTTCTCCATCTGCGACTTGACCCTGCCGCGGATCTTCTTCTCGATCTGCAGGGTGTCGATCTCGCCCTCCAGAGCCGCCAGGACGTGCTCCAGACGTGCGTGGGCACCGCCCACCTCGAGCACGGCCTGCTTGTCCTCGAGCTTGAGATTGAGATGGGCCGCAATGGTGTCGGCCAGCCGGCCGGGCTGGTCCATCGCGCTCAGCGACGGCAGCAGTTCGGCGGGCACCTTCTTGTTCAGCTTGATGTACTGCTCGAACAGCGCCACCGTGGAGCGCATCAGCGCGTCGGTCTCCCGGCCCTCGCTGGCGGAATCGTCCTCCTCGAGCATCTCGATCTCGGCCTGGAGGTAGTCGTCGCCGGTCTGCAGCTCGCGGATGCGCGCACGCTGGGCGCCCTCGACCAGCACCTTCACGGTGCCGTCGGGCAGCTTCAGCATCTGCAGCACGCTGGCGAGGGTGCCGACCTCGTAGATGTCGTCGGCGCCGGGATCGTCCTTGTCGGCAGTGCGCTGGGCCACCAGCAGGATCCGCTTGTCGTCCTGCATGGCCGCGGAAAGCGCGCGGATGGACTTCTCCCGCCCGACGAACAGCGGGATCGCCATGTGCGGATACACCACGACGTCGCGCAGCGGGAGAACAGGCGTTTGGCTTTCGTGGGTACTGGTCATGCCCTGGGTCACCTCGGCTGAAACGAGTGCGGCGCCTCGAGGGCGCCGCGCTTGGGAGCTCTGCAACGAACATCGGGGCGACCCGCCCGCTTTTCAAGGCGGGCGGGTCGCCCGGGGTCAGGCACTCGACTTGACGTCGCGCTGCGCGTCGGTGTTCTCGTAGACCACATAGGGCTTCGACTCGCCGCGGACCACCGCGTCGTCCACGACCACCTTGGAGACGTGCTCCATGCTCGGCAGGTCGTACATGACGTCGAGCAGGATCTTCTCGAGGATCGTACGCAGGCCGCGCGCACCGGTCTTGCGCTCGCGGGCATTCTGGGCGATGGCGCGCAGCGCCTCGTCGCGGAACTCGAGCGTGACGTTCTCCATCTGGAAGAGCTTGGTGTACTGCTTGATGAGCGCGTTCTTGGGCTCGCGCAGGATGGTCACCAACGCCTCGTCGTCGAGCTCCTCGAGCACCGCTGCCACCGGCAGACGCCCGACGAATTCGGGGATGAGACCGTACTGCACCAGATCCTCCGGCTCGACACCGCGCAGCAGCGTGGCATCGCGCCCTTCCACCGGCGAGCGCACGTGCGCGCCGAAGCCGATGCCGGTGCGCTCGGTGCGGTTCTGGACCACCCGCTCGAGCCCCGAGAAGGCGCCGCCGCAGATGAACAGGATGCCCGAGGTGTCGACCTGCAGGAACTCCTGCTGCGGGTGCTTGCGCCCGCCCTGCGGCGGAATGCTGGCGGTGGTGCCCTCGATGAGCTTCAGCAGCGCCTGCTGCACGCCCTCGCCCGACACATCGCGGGTGATCGACGGGTTCTCGGCCTTCCGCGAGATCTTGTCGATCTCGTCGATGTAGATGATGCCGCGCTGTGCCTTCTCGACGTCGTAGTCGCACTTCTGCAGCAGGCGCTGGATGATGTTCTCGACGTCCTCGCCGACATAACCCGCCTCGGTGAGCGTGGTGGCATCGGCGATGGCGAAGGGCACATCCAGCAGGCGCGCCAGCGTTTCGGCGAGCAGGGTCTTGCCCGAGCCGGTGGGGCCGATCAGCAGGATGTTGGACTTGGACAGCTCGATGCCGTCCTTGTCGTCCTTGCTGTTCAACCGCTTGTAGTGGTTGTAGACCGCGACCGAGAGGATCTTCTTGGCCTGCTCCTGCCCCACGACGTACTCGTCGAGGACCGAGCGGATCTCCTGCGGCTTGGGCAGGCCCGCATGCTGCGGACGCGACTGCACCTCCTCGCGGATGATGTCGTTGCACAGGTCCACGCACTCGTCGCAGATGTACACCGACGGCCCCGCGATGAGCTTGCGCACCTCGTGCTCGCTCTTTCCGCAGAAGGAGCAGTACAGCACTCGTCCGTTGGAGGTTCCGCGGTTGTCGTTACTCATGATTGACCTCTGGCTGCCCGAAACCGGGCTACCGCATTATTAGCACGCTGTAACCCGCTTGCAAAACCCGTGCGCGCGCCGTTGGACGCGCGGCACCGGCCGATCAGCGGTTGCCCGCCGGCGGTTCGCGACGCGTCATGATGTCGTCGATCACGCCGTACTCCTTGGCCTGATCGGCGGACATGAAGAAATCGCGGTTGCTGTCGCGCTCGATGGTCTCCACCGACTGTCCGGTGGTCTCGGCGAGGATCTCGTTCAGGCGCTGTCTCAGATAGAGGATCTCGCGGGCCTGGATCTCGATGTCCGAGGCCTGTCCCTGCGCGCCGCCGTGCGGCTGATGGATCATCACCCGCGAATGCGGCAGCGCGTAGCGCTTGCCCTTGGCGCCGGCCGCCAGCAGCAGCGAGCCCATGCTGGCCGCCTGGCCCACGCACATGGTCGCGACGTCAGGCTTGATGAAGCGCATGGTGTCGAGGATCGACAGCCCCGCGGTCACGACGCCACCCGGCGAGTTGATGTACAGGTGGATGTCCTTCTCGGGGTTGTCCGACTCCAGGAACAGGAGCTGCGCCACGATCAGGTTCGCGACGTGATCGTCGATCGGACCGGTGACGAAGATCACGCGCTCGCGCAGCAGCCTCGAGTAGATGTCGAAGGCGCGCTCGCCGCGCGGGCTCTGCTCCACGACCATGGGCACCAGGTGCTGCGCGTGCACGGATTCGGTCATGCTGGTCTCCTGACTTGCGATTGGGAAGGATGCCGCGTGTTCAGCCGCCCTGACGCTGGTTGAGCAGTTCCTCGAGCGGCATCGACTTGTCGGTCACCGTCGCCGAGGCGAGGATGTGGTCCACGACCTGCTCCTCGATCACCATCGCGCGCAGTCCCTGCATCATCTGCGGCTGCGACCGGTAGTGCTGCTTCACCTTCTCGGGCTCCTCGTACTCGGCGGCGAGTTCTTCGAGCGTAGCATCGAGGCGCTGCTGATCGAGTTCGATGCTGTGCGCGCGGATGAGCTCGCCGAGCAGCAGGCCCAGCGAGACGCGGCGCTGCGCCTGCGGCTGGAGCAGCTCGTCGGGAATCATCTGCTTCTTCTGCTCGTCGGACAGCCCGGCGGCCTGGAAGCGCGCCACGGTCTCCTCGCGCAGCCGGCCGATCTCGTCGGCGGCCATGGCCTGCGGGACATCGAACTGGTGCGCTTCCAGCAGCCGATCCATGACTGCCGCCTTGAGCTGGTTGCGCGAGGCCTTCTTCTGCTCGCGCTCGAGCGCCTCCCGGCACTTCGCGCGCAGGCCGTCGACGCCGGCTTCGGGGTCGACACTGTGGGCTTCCAGGAACTCGGCATCGATCTCGGGCAGCGTGACCTCGTTGACCTCCTTCATGGTCACCGAGAACGTCGCCTGCTTGCCCTTCAGATCCTCCGCCTGATAGTCGTCCGGGAAGGTCACCGGCACGTCGAAGGTCTCGCCCGCGGCATGGCCCACGAGTCCGTTCTCAAGCTCGGGCAGGAAGCGCCCGGCGCCGATCTCGACCTCCTGGTTCTCGCCCGAGCCACCCTCGAAGGTCTCGCCGTCGATGCGGCCCTCGAAGTCGATACGCACGGCATCACCCTCGGCGGCGGCGCGCGCGACGGTCTCCTTGCTCTTGCGCGACTGGCGCAGGTTCTCGACCAGCCTGTCGATGTCGGCCTCGGTGACCTCGGCCACCGGCCGCTCGACCGCGAGGCTGTCCAGCGCCTTCAGCTCGATCTCGGGGTAGACCTCGAAGCTGGCGCGGTAGACGAGATCCGTGCCCTGGGTCTCGTCGTCGACCTCGAAGCTCGGCTGGCCGGCCGGGTTGACCTCCGCCTGCTGCACCGCCTCGGGCCAGGTCTCGCGGACCAGCTCGCTGATGGCGTCGGCACGCGCCTGGTCACCATACTGCTGCGCGATGACCTTCATGGGCGCCTTGCCGGGGCGGAACCCGGGAATCCGCGCACGCGTTCCGATCTGGCGCAGACGCTTGTCGACCGCCTTGTCGTAGCGGTCCGCCGGCACCGATACGCGCAGCACGCGCTGGAGACCGCCCGGGCTTTGCAACTCGACTTCCATGCTTCCTCGATCCTGTTGTGTGTTCGGGTACGGCGGCGCGACGCTACATCAGTGCCGGCGGCGCCGGCCGAGCCGGCGCTGCCCCAGCGGCAGCGAAAGAATGGTGCGAAAGGCGAGACTCGAACTCGCACGCCTTGCGGCGCTGGAACCTAAATCCAGTGCGTCTACCAATTCCGCCACTTTCGCGTAGCGACAACCGTCCGAATCGCGGGTTGTAGGATCGGCCAGTATATCAGCGGGCGCGGGGATGCCCCCGGTTCGGGCATGCCGTGCGTGACATAATCCGCGCCCCGCCGACCCGCCGCCCGAAGTCCGCTGTGCCCGACGACGCGCTCGACCTCCGCCTGCCCCTGCCCGTCGAACCCGGCGCCCCGGTCGACTGGCCCGCCCTGCCCGATCCGGCGCCCGCCATGGCCCTGGCCGCCGCGGCGCGCGAGAACCGACCGCTGATCGTGGTGTGCGCCAACGAGAGCGAGGCCTATCGCCTCGAATCCGAGCTGCGCTTCTTCGCGGACGCGGACGTGCCCATCACGCATCTGCCCGATACCGAGGTGCTGCCCTACGACGCGTTCTCGCCGCATCAGGAACTGGTGTCGGACCGCATGGCCGCGCTTTCCGCGCTCCCCGCCATGCGCCGCGGGGTGGTCGTGACCACCATCGAGACCCTGCTGCTGCGGCTGCCGCCGCGCGACTGGCTGTCGGCCCGCCGCTTCGCCATCGCCGAAGGCGACACGCTGGACCCGCAGGCCTTCCGCGAGCGCCTGATCGCCGCCGGCTACCAGTCGGTCTCCGAGGTGCAGACCCAGGGCGAGTTCGCGCTGCGCGGCGCGCTCGTGGATCTCTTCCCGATGGGCGGCAACCTCGCCTACCGCATCGATCTGTTCGACGACGAAGTCGAATCGATCCGCTGCTTCGATCCCGAGACGCAGCGCTCCACCGAGCGCGTCGCGGAGATCGATCTGCTGCCGGCGCGCGAGTTCCCCACCGACCGGGAGGCCATCGAGCGCTTCCGGCGCCAGTACCGGGCCTACTTCCCCGGCGACCCGAGCCGCTCGAAGGTCTACGAATCGGTGAGCCGCGGCATCATGCCCGCCGGCATCGAATCCTATTTCCCGCTCTTCTTCGAGCACACCGCCGGCATCGAGGACCACCTGCCCGCCGACGCGGTGCTCTGTCTGCCCGCCGGGATGACGCGGGTGCTCGACGAGCAGTGGCAGCAGATCGGCGAGCGCTTCGAGCGCTACAGCGGCAACATCGAGCGGCCGCTGATGGCACCGGCCGACCTCTATCGCGCGCCCGATGCGGTCGACGCCGTGCTGTCGGGGCACGCGCGGCTCGCCATCGGTGCTGCCGAGCCCGGCGCCGATGCTCCGGTCGCCCTCGGCGAGGACGGTGCGGACGCCTTCGCCGCTGCCATCGGCGAAGCCCCGCGCACGCTGCTGGTGGCCGAGTCGCCCGGCCGCGTGCAGGCGGTGCAGGACTGGCTGCGGCCGCGCGGCATGGATGCGCGCCAATGCACCGACTGGCAGGACTTCCGGTCGGGCCGCGGCCGCGTCTGCATCGCGCAGGGCCCGCTGCAGCACTCGGTGCGCCTTGCCGACGGCACGCTGTTGGTGTCCGAGACACAGCTGTTCGGCCTGCGTGCCCAGGTCGCCCGGCCCCGCACCCGCGTGCGCGACCCCGAGACCCTGCTGCGCGACCTGTCGGCCCTCAATCCCGGCAGCCCGGTGGTGCATGTCGAGCACGGCGTCGGCCGCTACCAGGGCCTCACGACGCTGGACGCCGGCGGAGTGTCCGCCGAGTACCTGGTCATCGAGTACGCCAAGGGCGACCGCATCTACGTGCCGGTGGCGCAGCTCAACCTGGTGCACCGCTACACCGGCGCCGAGGACGAGGCCGCGCCGCTTCACAACCTGGGCAGCGAGCGCTGGAAGAAGGCCACCAGCCGCGCCCGCAAGCGCGCCTTCGACGTCGCCGCCGAGCTGCTGCAGGTCCAGGCCCGGCGCGAGGCCACCGTCGGCACCGTCATGCAGGCCGACGCCGACGACTACGCCGCCTTCTGCGAGGCCTTCCCCTTCGAGACCACGCCCGACCAGCAGAGCGCCATCGACGCCGTGCTGGCGGACATGGCGGCGTCCCGACCGATGGACCGCGTGGTATGCGGCGATGTCGGCTTCGGCAAGACCGAGGTGGCGCTGCGCGCCGCCTATGCCGCGGTGACCAGCAACCGCCAGGTGTGCGTGCTGGTGCCGACCACCCTGCTCGCCCAGCAGCACTACAAGAACTTCTGCGACCGCTTTGCCGGCATGCCGGTGCGCATCGCGGCGGCCTCGCGCCTGAAGAGCGACAAGGACCTGCAGGACATGCTGGCCGAGACCCGCGAGGGCAAGGTCGACATCCTCATCGGCACGCACCGCCTGCTGCAGCCGGACGTGCGCTTCAAGCAGCTGGGGCTGGTCATCGTCGACGAGGAACACCGCTTCGGGGTGCGCCACAAGGAGAAGCTCAAGGCCATGCGCGCGCAGGTCGACCTGCTGACGCTGACCGCGACGCCGATCCCGCGCACGCTCAACATGTCGCTGGCCGGCCTGCGCGATCTCTCCATCATCGCCACGCCGCCGGAGGGCCGCATGGCGATCAAGACCTTCGTCGCGGACTGGGAGCAGGCCCTGGTGCAGGAAGCCTTCATGCGCGAGCTCAAGCGCGGCGGCCAGATCTACTACCTGCACAACCAGGTCAAGGACATCGAGCGCGTCGCCGCCGATCTGCGCCAGCTGGTGCCCGAGGCGCGCATCCGCGTGGCGCACGGCCAGATGCGCACGCGCGAGCTCGAGCAGGTCATGCTCGACTTCTATCACCACCGCTTCGACGTGCTGTGCTGCACGACCATCGTCGAATCCGGCATCGACGTCCCCAACGCCAACACCATCGTCATGAACCGGGCCGACACCTTCGGCCTGGCGCAGCTCCACCAGCTGCGCGGCCGCGTCGGTCGCAGCCACCATCGCGCCTACGCCTATCTGCTGGTGCCCTCGCGCACCCACCTGCCGTCCGACGCCGAGAAGCGTCTGGAGGCCATCGAGAACCTCGGCGATCTCGGGTCCGGCTTCCAGCTCGCCACGCACGATCTGGAGATCCGCGGTGCCGGCGAGCTGCTCGGCGACGAGCAGTCCGGCCAGATCGAGGAGGTCGGGTTCACGCTCTACGCCGAGCTGCTGGAACGTGCGGTGCGCGCCGTGCGCAGCGGCGCGATCAGCGACGAGGCGCTGAGCGACGAGAGCTGCACCGTCGACCTCGGCGCCAG includes:
- a CDS encoding YciI family protein, which gives rise to GQFCIGANIYEAEAVFDEMSRTEWNAVREETLAYVDELREAGVLLDAQPLRSATSATTLKVRDGRLSFTDGPFTESKEQLGGYFLIDVPDLDAAIRIAAKWPGARFGEIELRPVEETLRPEGRYR
- a CDS encoding dicarboxylate/amino acid:cation symporter — translated: MLSRLPALHWQIAIALVLAIAAGFLLDDSATFLAVADFLGELFLNALRMLIVPLIVSSMMQAMLNLPAASAVGRLGARLLGWIGLSTLLAVIVGMLMINTFQPGVIDGQPAGETLGLDASTAQVTERVEGAATSDIADIFLRMLPPNIVGAAVETQMLGLIVFSLLFGFFASRLRGELRDQQHRFWQGVYEIMLQITALVMRFAPIGVFALVGATVAKTGWEAFGPLLVFFGCVAGALLLHLLVVLPALVRVLGGVSGFRHLQAMMPALLTAFSTSSSAATLPVSLDCVQRRAGVSPSTSGFVLPLGATVNMNGTALYECAAALFIAQAYGLDLSLASQFLVVMLALLTSVGVAGVPSASLVAIAVILGAIGLPLEGVGLILAVDRILDMMRTAVNVYGDTCGAVIIARGEGESPYAADPDSASADHA
- a CDS encoding SurA N-terminal domain-containing protein, yielding MLQSLRDRTSGVVAWFIVGLLIIPFAFFGIEQFATGTADPKIATVGDKDITQSEFRNAYNQRYQRLVQMLGENFDASTLDQAAFRSGVLEDMIRQEAQLQYASEEGWRVSDQELMAFLRTVPAFQQEGTFSPQTYRDRLARQGIEPERYESQLRDGLRSEQLRTAVVSSAFTVAPELERARAVRAQQRTFEMVRVPASRFLSESEPADDAVAEAYETSKEEYRVPERVRLAYLEIDRDALAEAQPAPEEGVLRRIYEAEAASRFSEPERREVRHILTEGEDAEARIREAAQRIASGEDFAAVASEVSDDSGSAEDGGSLGWIERGEMVPAFEEAAFALPVGELSDPVESEFGWHVIRVERIDEPQTLPFEDESVQQQLERMYREREADVIFREALETVERVSFEQPASLEPAAEAAGLEVQVSDWLARGSNAGLLSNPEVAEVAFGDSLAAGENSRPLEIAPGRVLVVRQREHEESRVQPLEEVREAVASRLRRERAGARAREVAENMLQSLREGTELASLAESRELELEIAESVARDSSSWDRRVLDVAFSLPRPDQAGSNVVAELVGFGSEGFGVIALQSVTVPEAADDDVDTLRQRISGRLAGAEYAGYEQHITEAIDVERHRSVSDAETQGQQP
- a CDS encoding HU family DNA-binding protein codes for the protein MNKSELIDAVAASADLSKADAGRAIDATIESLTKALKKGDKVSLVGFGTFEVRERAARTGRNPKTGATLKIKASKTPAFKAGKALKDAVN
- the lon gene encoding endopeptidase La translates to MTSTHESQTPVLPLRDVVVYPHMAIPLFVGREKSIRALSAAMQDDKRILLVAQRTADKDDPGADDIYEVGTLASVLQMLKLPDGTVKVLVEGAQRARIRELQTGDDYLQAEIEMLEEDDSASEGRETDALMRSTVALFEQYIKLNKKVPAELLPSLSAMDQPGRLADTIAAHLNLKLEDKQAVLEVGGAHARLEHVLAALEGEIDTLQIEKKIRGRVKSQMEKSQREYYLNEQMKAIQKELGEGEDGSNELEELGNKIEKAGMPKAVKSKALAEYNKLKMMSPMSAEATVVRNYLDWLTQVPWKKRSRSRIDLDLAQEILDRDHYGLEKVKERIVEYLAVQSRVKKLKGPILCLVGPPGVGKTSLGRSVAEAVNRKFTRMSLGGVRDEAEIRGHRRTYIGSLPGKIVQNLSKAGTKNPLFLLDEVDKMAMDFRGDPSSALLEVLDPEQNTDFNDHYLEVDIDLSDVMFICTANTLNIPAPLLDRMEVIRIPGYTEDEKVNIAKKYLLPKQIERNGVREGELALTDDALRAIVRHYTRESGVRNLEREISKIARKVVKEILSSEGKKKKVRVTAKNIDKYLGVRQYRYGRAEETNAIGQVTGLAWTEVGGELLTIEAALSPGRGKLTQTGSLGNVMQESVQAALTVVRGRAAALGIPPDFYTSNDVHVHVPEGATPKDGPSAGVGMCTALISALTRIPVRADVAMTGEITLRGEVLPIGGLKEKLLAAHRGGIQTVLIPEENRKDLAEIPENIKGSLDIRPVRWIDDVIAVALERVPEPLSEPAPAGEASIGGEPARAH